A portion of the Leptospira noumeaensis genome contains these proteins:
- a CDS encoding OmpA family protein — MVIQVKPKINPSSIAKTASFFSFSSQFFKKYPDLFNVKTIRRLVFCFVIFLPFVTSTAKETGKTTFQWKWKENQVLELNEYHDVFFRVGTKTVEREDKNRVVMKPKKCSSDSCLVNAFFDTYIRYGKTSGPFWKDKEFLSDFTLFRNGKYEVPNEFIMPNLRSFPSFPDTPVSVSDIWKLPAEESFDFSAERIRVKVLPEYTFQGIHPWSEGNYKGNCEKITYTYPIFYTKPEGEKMVPNVPYKIFGFASGTVFFNASRGVPEFKEVKLSYTFIYPNGTVQEANFHIKGIYFLRNQVNAKDKETIREDILEDLIVGYSGVPNNAKLGDHNRVPTNGKEPNGENIGRITDTGEVPTPDKNTAPENQDVQGKLPITVRTSEDGIVFSLDSILFDFNDSKLKPDAETAVAKIAEILKKYPDREIRVSGHTDNIGKKEYNQKLSEDRAKSVLHSLVDNYKMDEKHISFKGYADDVPMVPNDTEENRHKNRRVEITLVLD; from the coding sequence ATGGTAATTCAGGTAAAGCCAAAAATCAATCCTTCGTCAATCGCAAAAACCGCTAGTTTTTTCTCTTTCTCCTCTCAGTTTTTCAAAAAATACCCCGATCTTTTCAATGTGAAGACAATCCGACGACTCGTATTTTGTTTTGTCATTTTTCTCCCTTTTGTGACCTCAACTGCAAAAGAAACAGGGAAAACCACCTTCCAGTGGAAATGGAAAGAAAACCAAGTTTTAGAACTGAATGAATACCATGATGTATTTTTCCGCGTAGGAACTAAAACGGTGGAAAGAGAAGATAAAAACAGAGTGGTGATGAAACCTAAAAAATGTTCATCTGATTCTTGTTTGGTGAATGCATTTTTTGATACATACATTCGGTATGGAAAAACATCTGGCCCTTTTTGGAAGGACAAAGAGTTTTTATCTGACTTCACTCTCTTTCGTAATGGTAAGTATGAAGTTCCAAACGAATTCATTATGCCAAACCTGAGAAGTTTTCCCAGTTTTCCCGACACTCCAGTTTCTGTTTCTGATATTTGGAAATTACCTGCAGAAGAGTCTTTCGATTTCAGTGCAGAACGTATCCGTGTCAAAGTCCTTCCTGAATATACCTTCCAAGGCATTCATCCTTGGTCAGAAGGAAACTACAAAGGAAATTGTGAAAAGATCACTTACACCTATCCCATCTTTTATACCAAACCAGAAGGTGAAAAAATGGTACCAAACGTACCATACAAAATTTTTGGTTTTGCTTCGGGAACAGTTTTCTTTAATGCAAGCAGAGGTGTTCCTGAATTCAAAGAAGTTAAATTATCTTATACATTTATATATCCCAATGGAACCGTTCAGGAAGCAAACTTTCATATCAAAGGAATTTATTTCCTCCGCAACCAAGTAAACGCTAAAGACAAAGAAACAATTCGGGAAGATATTTTGGAAGATTTGATTGTCGGCTACTCGGGAGTTCCAAATAATGCGAAGTTAGGTGATCATAACAGAGTTCCGACCAATGGAAAAGAACCGAATGGGGAAAACATAGGACGAATCACAGATACAGGCGAAGTACCGACACCTGATAAAAATACTGCGCCAGAAAACCAAGATGTCCAAGGGAAACTTCCTATCACAGTACGAACTTCGGAAGATGGAATTGTGTTTTCATTAGATTCTATTCTTTTTGATTTTAATGATAGCAAACTGAAACCCGATGCAGAAACCGCGGTCGCAAAAATTGCGGAAATTTTAAAAAAATATCCTGATCGGGAGATTCGAGTTTCTGGTCATACAGACAATATCGGAAAAAAAGAATACAATCAAAAACTATCCGAAGACAGAGCCAAGTCCGTACTTCATTCGTTAGTTGATAACTACAAAATGGATGAAAAACATATATCTTTCAAAGGATACGCTGACGATGTTCCGATGGTTCCCAATGATACAGAAGAAAACCGACACAAAAACCGCCGCGTAGAAATTACTTTAGTTTTGGACTAA
- a CDS encoding 1-acyl-sn-glycerol-3-phosphate acyltransferase: MKDSFIPPRFEFPFALGLDLGFPILSKLLFNIDGVEITKEDELHLKEIKNKRVMYLSNQPSEIEPIIAYHVASKMGTRFHFMTSRSIFNWGFGLVGEIIKRVGAFSVIAGTLNRDAIKVAKQILSEPDGKLVMYPEGMVSGENDNLVSFMPGVAQVSFWGLEAALTKDPKAELWIQPSFVKYKISGSRDSILADIETSLSRIERKLKLYPGGRTLLRRFLTVGRVMLEETEFELGIPRAETDGKDFDYRLGRARHTALNLAASILNVKFHESDNAIQKIRILFMSLDSLAAGAPLSSTPKNLTDQNIRRAKQLVDTAYAFIITKPKNLIQWPSAERLMEWICSFEKHIFGKTEARARVAHVVVAPAFSLAPYYQTYQSNKKEAIQSLLGEIRKEMEVLMERGKKISEPIVPPYSVGLDLQIG, from the coding sequence ATGAAAGATTCTTTTATCCCTCCTCGTTTTGAATTTCCCTTTGCCTTGGGGTTGGACTTAGGTTTCCCCATTCTTTCCAAACTCCTCTTCAATATTGATGGAGTAGAAATAACAAAAGAAGATGAACTCCATCTCAAAGAAATCAAAAACAAAAGGGTGATGTATTTATCCAACCAACCGAGTGAAATCGAACCCATCATTGCTTATCATGTTGCCAGTAAAATGGGAACTAGATTCCATTTTATGACCTCACGTAGTATTTTTAATTGGGGTTTTGGTTTGGTGGGAGAGATCATCAAACGAGTGGGTGCTTTTTCTGTCATTGCGGGAACTCTCAATCGTGATGCGATTAAGGTCGCTAAACAGATATTATCCGAACCAGATGGCAAACTTGTGATGTATCCAGAAGGGATGGTCTCCGGTGAAAATGATAACTTGGTATCATTTATGCCAGGTGTGGCCCAAGTTTCTTTTTGGGGATTGGAAGCAGCTCTTACAAAAGATCCGAAAGCAGAGTTATGGATCCAACCTAGCTTTGTGAAGTATAAAATTTCTGGTTCCCGTGATTCGATCCTTGCCGATATTGAAACTTCTCTTTCTCGGATTGAACGAAAACTCAAACTTTATCCAGGTGGAAGAACCTTACTCCGTAGGTTTTTAACCGTTGGTCGCGTGATGTTGGAAGAAACCGAATTTGAACTAGGAATTCCAAGGGCGGAAACCGATGGAAAGGATTTTGATTACCGGTTGGGTAGGGCAAGGCATACGGCTCTCAATTTGGCGGCTTCCATTTTAAATGTGAAGTTTCATGAATCGGACAATGCCATCCAAAAAATTCGAATTCTTTTTATGTCATTGGATAGTTTGGCTGCAGGGGCTCCACTTTCTTCTACACCAAAAAACCTTACTGATCAAAATATCCGTCGTGCCAAACAGCTTGTGGACACAGCTTACGCCTTTATCATCACCAAACCCAAAAACTTAATCCAATGGCCGTCAGCGGAACGTTTGATGGAATGGATTTGTAGTTTTGAAAAACATATTTTTGGAAAAACAGAAGCAAGAGCAAGGGTTGCCCATGTGGTTGTGGCACCTGCCTTTTCCTTGGCACCATACTACCAAACTTACCAGTCGAACAAAAAAGAAGCCATCCAAAGTTTACTCGGGGAGATTCGGAAAGAAATGGAAGTCCTTATGGAACGAGGGAAAAAGATTAGCGAGCCTATCGTCCCACCTTATTCTGTGGGACTTGATTTACAAATCGGTTGA
- a CDS encoding sulfatase, with product MNDRNLKRKNFSCSSETSFPNWFHMRATVPFALTICFCLLSCLNKSERRFPVDLVLELRNAKSKISISKDPLPYHWKKNPGRQSNLPLSRKWENTQITFNTDKEIFLNHSLDSLFFPPGQEYEFKVSKGSYEFSSLVGLLGEKEFQTQISGKFKIYSGDILLKEWDRSGSEKERWTSKKEILEIGESGSLRFVWESGDSYLFVGEPLLYPVDESPSGKNGVGQPKSVILIVIDSARKDFFGSYGYPHSVTPVMDRMAKESVFFENPFANGNWTKPSMMSFFHSEYSSNLGLGNSWFSTKPYQRKVYYGKKRDNLAKTFREAGYFTQTIMNNVFFLDYTTVGLDLGFHNSFQVGMDIVDTEVLTNKAIQFVSEYKDKPYFLHFNLNTPHASYSPPPEDMAVVRSLVPSDVFYKYESPVQRYLGEMHYTDREIGKLVEALKKQGTYDETMIIVTGDHGELFSAHHDYSYHFIMQTRFGHGETHYDEEINVPYFIKLPKSIQGSLGSELAKNANTGQIRISGQSSLLSLAPTILGFLDLLPKESTYKGVDYSSCIRITNICPKESFIYTEGRMSESVRTENYKYIRRYPGFTTVRRTSAGEPHTMAEELYDLKKDPEEKTNLSPLPEGEKLLQIARTDFRRENFLKRNHLRVLIPPCSESLCRDFLSLNVQGSIYDWEVSDAIQLISGSAKTISLQKESKETPTNKRLGEEVVFKTVNPELGANFSFSRNGKTIPVRFGRYGLEYQRSMHHLEDLIVSERQPEGFPTSNLPWVYNDGAFSGTRESEVQREMGKEVKKILETWGYIHE from the coding sequence ATGAATGATAGAAACCTAAAAAGAAAGAACTTTTCCTGTTCGTCGGAAACGAGTTTTCCAAACTGGTTCCATATGCGAGCGACCGTTCCTTTCGCCCTTACGATCTGTTTTTGTCTCCTCAGCTGTTTGAACAAATCGGAAAGACGTTTCCCGGTGGATTTGGTTTTGGAATTACGAAATGCCAAATCCAAAATCTCGATTTCCAAAGATCCCTTACCCTACCATTGGAAAAAAAATCCCGGTCGCCAAAGTAACCTTCCCCTCTCTCGCAAATGGGAAAATACACAAATCACATTCAATACAGACAAAGAGATATTTTTAAACCATTCCCTGGATTCTCTTTTTTTTCCCCCGGGCCAGGAGTATGAATTTAAAGTTTCAAAAGGGAGTTACGAGTTTTCTTCGCTAGTGGGTTTGTTAGGCGAAAAAGAATTTCAAACTCAAATTTCTGGAAAATTCAAAATTTATTCAGGTGATATACTTTTAAAGGAATGGGATCGCTCTGGATCAGAAAAGGAGAGATGGACTTCCAAAAAAGAAATTTTGGAAATTGGAGAATCGGGATCACTCAGATTTGTTTGGGAAAGTGGAGACAGTTATCTTTTTGTCGGTGAACCTTTGTTATATCCAGTGGATGAGAGTCCATCCGGAAAAAATGGAGTCGGACAACCAAAATCTGTGATTCTCATTGTCATTGATTCGGCAAGGAAGGATTTTTTTGGATCTTATGGGTATCCTCATTCTGTTACACCCGTGATGGACCGGATGGCAAAGGAATCGGTGTTTTTTGAAAATCCTTTTGCCAATGGGAACTGGACCAAACCTTCGATGATGTCATTTTTTCATTCGGAATATTCATCTAACCTCGGTTTGGGGAATTCTTGGTTTTCCACAAAACCCTACCAGAGAAAAGTTTATTATGGAAAAAAACGTGACAACTTAGCCAAAACCTTTCGTGAAGCGGGTTACTTTACCCAAACGATTATGAATAATGTTTTCTTTTTGGATTACACTACGGTTGGTTTGGATTTGGGATTTCATAATTCTTTCCAAGTGGGAATGGACATTGTAGACACAGAGGTTCTCACAAACAAGGCGATCCAATTTGTTTCCGAATACAAAGACAAACCTTACTTTCTACATTTCAATTTGAACACTCCTCATGCTTCTTACTCTCCACCACCAGAGGATATGGCTGTGGTTCGTTCCCTTGTTCCTTCCGATGTATTTTACAAATATGAATCTCCGGTGCAGAGATATTTGGGAGAGATGCATTATACGGATCGGGAAATTGGCAAGCTCGTGGAGGCGCTAAAAAAACAAGGAACCTATGATGAAACCATGATCATTGTCACAGGCGATCACGGGGAATTATTCAGTGCCCATCATGATTATAGTTATCATTTCATTATGCAAACCAGGTTTGGTCATGGGGAAACTCATTATGATGAAGAAATCAATGTTCCTTACTTTATCAAACTCCCCAAATCCATCCAAGGGAGTTTAGGATCAGAACTTGCGAAAAATGCAAACACTGGGCAAATCCGAATTTCGGGCCAGTCTTCCTTGTTGTCCCTCGCTCCCACCATTCTTGGTTTTTTAGATTTATTACCCAAAGAATCCACTTACAAAGGGGTTGATTATTCTTCTTGCATTCGCATAACAAATATTTGTCCCAAAGAAAGTTTTATTTATACCGAAGGGAGGATGTCGGAATCGGTTCGGACAGAAAATTATAAATACATTCGTCGTTATCCTGGATTTACGACGGTTAGGCGAACATCGGCAGGGGAACCCCATACCATGGCCGAAGAATTGTATGATTTAAAAAAAGACCCAGAGGAAAAAACCAACTTAAGTCCTTTACCAGAAGGGGAAAAACTTTTACAAATCGCAAGAACCGACTTCCGTCGTGAGAATTTTTTAAAACGAAATCATTTGCGTGTTTTGATTCCACCTTGTTCGGAATCTCTTTGTCGTGATTTTCTTTCTCTTAATGTCCAAGGATCCATTTACGATTGGGAAGTTTCGGATGCCATCCAACTGATTTCCGGTTCGGCAAAAACAATTTCCTTACAAAAGGAATCGAAAGAGACACCAACAAATAAACGCCTCGGTGAAGAAGTCGTATTCAAAACGGTGAATCCAGAACTGGGAGCTAACTTTAGTTTTTCCCGCAATGGAAAAACGATTCCTGTTCGTTTTGGAAGGTATGGATTGGAATACCAAAGGTCAATGCATCACCTAGAAGACTTGATTGTTTCAGAAAGACAACCGGAAGGATTCCCTACTTCAAATTTGCCTTGGGTGTATAACGATGGTGCCTTTAGTGGAACCAGAGAATCCGAAGTACAACGAGAGATGGGCAAAGAAGTAAAAAAAATATTAGAAACTTGGGGTTATATTCACGAATAA